The following are encoded in a window of Phragmites australis chromosome 22, lpPhrAust1.1, whole genome shotgun sequence genomic DNA:
- the LOC133904319 gene encoding cysteine-rich receptor-like protein kinase 44 has product MENNSQHASSTPTDITLRLLEDITHDFSEEHKVGSGGYGQVFKGVHNGVEIAVKKLHHMPGLDDVQFKNEFNNLMRVQHKNIVRLVGYCYEIRHKHFEQNGGYVFAQMVERALCFEYLEGGSLDKHLSDESCGLDWDTRYKIIKGISEGLDYLHNGSKESIFHLDLKPANILLDKNMMPKIGDFGLSRLFASTATYTTKKIIGTAGYMPPEYIDKRKISPKFDVFSLGVIILQVMVGPLGYAKCADMPSEEFIELVLGNWGKRLQAIMPWHTSQQLKTCIEIALRCVETDRAKRPTITEIVDKLKKIDTAKRSLIGQSSESAVCAAMDPLELRFPFELNKEVSCVLQLTNRTDDTIAFNTKMNREKYYAQPDKGTVPPWSKRYIIVTMRAQENTPPDMQCNDMFLVQSRRLSKEDLTPDNIAEHFTRLMGKAVVVDEEKLPIVYVGVASTSTPIPR; this is encoded by the exons ATGGAGAATAATTCACAGCATGCAAGTTCGACGCCAACGGATATTACATTACGATTGCTAGAAGATATTACGCATGATTTTTCTGAGGAGCACAAAGTTGGTAGTGGTGGGTATGGACAAGTTTTCAAG GGAGTACATAATGGGGTAGAGATTGCTGTGAAGAAGCTTCATCACATGCCGGGGCTTGACGATGTGCAATTTAAGAATGAATTTAATAATCTTATGAGGGTCCAGCATAAAAATATTGTACGACTGGTTGGCTACTGCTATGAAATACGGCATAAACATTTTGAGCAGAACGGAGGATATGTTTTTGCTCAGATGGTAGAAAGAGCTCTATGCTTTGAATATTTGGAGGGTGGAAGCCTTGACAAACATCTTTCTG ATGAATCCTGCGGACTTGATTGGGACACACGTTACAAAATAATTAAGGGGATTTCTGAGGGTTTAGATTACCTTCATAATGGATCCAAAGAGTCAATTTTCCATTTGGACTTAAAACCTGCAAACATATTGCTGGATAAGAACATGATGCCAAAAATTGGAGATTTTGGCTTGTCAAGACTCTTTGCTTCAACAGCAACCTATACCACCAAAAAGATTATAGGAACAGC TGGATACATGCCACCAGAATACATCGACAAACGCAAAATCTCACCGAAGTTTGATGTATTCAGCTTGGGTGTTATAATCTTACAGGTAATGGTGGGACCTTTAGGTTATGCCAAATGTGCAGATATGCCTTCCGAAGAGTTTATTGAGCTC GTACTTGGAAACTGGGGGAAAAGGCTACAAGCAATAATGCCATGGCATACATCACAGCAACTGAAGACATGCATCGAAATAGCGTTAAGATGTGTGGAGACAGACCGAGCGAAAAGACCTACCATAACCGAGATTGTCGATAAACTCAAAAAGATAGATACTGCAAAAAGATCACTCATAGGCCAG AGCTCCGAGTCCGCAGTGTGTGCCGCGATGGACCCCCTCGAGCTACGCTTCCCATTCGAGCTAAACAAGGAGGTATCGTGCGTACTGCAGCTAACAAACAGGACAGACGACACCATTGCGTTTAATACAAAGATGAACCGGGAGAAGTACTACGCACAGCCAGACAAAGGCACCGTCCCACCATGGTCCAAGCGCTACATCATCGTGACCATGCGAGCACAGGAGAACACACCACCGGATATGCAGTGCAACGACATGTTCCTTGTGCAGAGCAGAAGACTGAGTAAGGAAGACCTCACACCTGACAACATTGCCGAACACTTCACGAGACTGATGGGTAAAGCGGTGGTGGTGGATGAGGAGAAGTTGCCGATTGTTTATGTTGGCGTTGCCTCAACCTCCACGCCCATCCCGCGTTAA